The following are from one region of the Lytechinus variegatus isolate NC3 chromosome 4, Lvar_3.0, whole genome shotgun sequence genome:
- the LOC121413280 gene encoding ashwin-like, translating to MRSNPMPMEGITQQTDLLQPELLPKETLVSILEQRHIKLDGEQREDKDVLVQIFLRTVTPQPQRQPRSNRRGQITAKVIKKLNVRRIRSKSESEKSSSIDSSKQQKRSQAGGLLMSIDLPLTAGSTSRLKPPPIALNKTKSIVKLTPGKTSDKTSPSSSSPTSGVRKLVISPPSSSTTPKSTKLKVFNSSAAAKSNETLPKSGDTGTLGHVSLKRPSVVENGEKPMDTSEGAPPKPKIKKISWP from the exons ATGAGAAGCAATCCGATGCCAATGGAAGGGATAACGCAACAAACGGATCTTCTTCAACCAGAATTACTCCCCAAGGAAACTTTAGTGAGCATATTAGAGCAG AGGCACATCAAGCTAGATGGGGAGCAGAGAGAAGACAAGGATGTCCTTGTCCAAATTTTCTTGCGTACGGTCACCCCACAACCGCAGAGACAACCAAGGTCAAATAGAAGAGGTCAGATCACAGCCAAGGTCATCAAGAAGCTCAATGTAAGAAGAATTCGCTCCAAATCAGAGTCAGAGAAAAGCTCTTCAATAGATAGCTCAAAACAACAGAAGAG ATCACAAGCAGGAGGGCTTCTCATGTCCATCGACCTACCTTTAACTGCAGGCAGTACCAGCCGACTAAAACCTCCACCAATTGCTCTCAATAAGACTAAATCTATCGTCAAACTCACCCCTGGGAAGACTTCTGATAAAACATCACCATCCTCCAGTAGTCCTACGTCAGGAGTCAGAAAATTAGTCATTAGTCCTCCATCTTCTTCCACCACTCCCAAATCAACCAAACTCAAAGTTTTTAATTCCTCTGCTGCTGCAAAATCGAATGAGACTCTTCCAAAATCAGGAGATACAGGAACTCTTGGACATGTTTCTCTTAAAAGACCTTCAGTCGTTGAGAATGGAGAG